In Haloarcula sp. H-GB4, a single genomic region encodes these proteins:
- a CDS encoding phosphoribosylamine--glycine ligase, translated as MANFLFCSLDAALIGDIAWQVTEEGHDVRYYIEADSDQEIADGFVPKTDDWRGDLDWADVVIFDDIWVGSDIGTGEIAQELRAEGHAVVGGTPNTDTLEEDRGYAMEILEDHGVNTIEHHVFEDFDAGIQHVQENPAPYVIKPLGEVQNVKRLLYVGNEDDGSDIVDVLRAYKKAWGHRMKGFQLQRKVEGVEIAVCGFFNGESFVEPINFNFEHKKLFPGNIGPSTGEMGTSMFWAGRNELFEETLGKVEGWLADEGYVGSIDINCIVNDSGIYPLEFTPRFGYPTITLQEESFESETGQFFLDLANGRDPELAVHRGYQVAVRVVLPPFPFDDEDTYDENSRNAAVVFESDSREGVHIEDAKRVDWQWRVAGESGMPLVVTGKGETMQAAREQAYDRIDDILIPNRYYRDDIGERWIDGDGDRLQAWGYLGPAL; from the coding sequence ATGGCAAACTTCCTCTTCTGTTCGCTGGACGCAGCACTCATCGGCGACATTGCCTGGCAGGTCACCGAGGAGGGACACGACGTTCGCTATTACATCGAGGCCGACAGCGATCAGGAGATCGCCGATGGGTTCGTCCCGAAAACCGACGACTGGCGGGGGGACCTCGACTGGGCTGATGTCGTGATTTTCGACGATATCTGGGTGGGCAGCGATATCGGTACCGGCGAGATTGCACAGGAACTCCGGGCCGAAGGCCACGCCGTCGTTGGCGGGACACCCAACACGGACACGCTCGAAGAAGACCGCGGCTACGCGATGGAGATCCTCGAAGACCACGGTGTCAACACTATCGAGCATCACGTCTTCGAGGACTTCGACGCCGGTATCCAACACGTACAGGAGAACCCCGCACCGTACGTGATCAAACCCCTGGGGGAAGTCCAGAACGTCAAACGACTGCTCTACGTCGGGAACGAGGACGACGGGAGCGATATCGTCGACGTACTTCGAGCGTACAAGAAGGCCTGGGGCCATCGGATGAAGGGCTTCCAGTTGCAGCGGAAGGTCGAGGGCGTCGAAATCGCCGTCTGCGGGTTCTTCAACGGCGAATCATTCGTCGAACCGATCAACTTCAACTTCGAGCACAAGAAGCTATTCCCGGGCAACATCGGTCCCTCGACCGGTGAGATGGGAACCTCAATGTTCTGGGCCGGCCGGAACGAACTGTTTGAGGAGACACTCGGCAAGGTGGAAGGCTGGCTCGCCGACGAGGGGTACGTCGGCAGCATCGACATCAACTGCATCGTCAACGACAGCGGTATCTACCCGCTTGAGTTCACGCCGCGTTTTGGCTATCCAACGATAACGCTTCAGGAGGAGTCGTTCGAATCAGAGACGGGCCAGTTCTTCCTCGACCTGGCAAACGGGCGCGACCCGGAGTTGGCGGTCCATCGCGGGTATCAGGTCGCGGTTCGGGTCGTCCTCCCGCCGTTCCCGTTTGACGACGAGGACACATACGATGAGAACTCCCGCAACGCGGCGGTCGTCTTCGAGTCAGACAGCCGCGAGGGCGTCCACATCGAGGACGCAAAGCGGGTCGATTGGCAGTGGCGGGTCGCCGGCGAGAGCGGGATGCCGCTGGTCGTCACGGGCAAAGGCGAGACGATGCAGGCGGCGCGAGAGCAGGCTTACGACCGCATCGACGACATCCTCATCCCGAACCGCTATTACCGCGACGACATCGGTGAGCGCTGGATCGACGGTGACGGGGACAGACTGCAGGCGTGGGGCTATCTCGGCCCGGCTCTGTAA
- a CDS encoding winged helix-turn-helix domain-containing protein, whose protein sequence is MRHKQILDVAAENPEASIAELAAEVPSATAELVERVLEEHGDPAETDETDAPDESPGEPSAESQSYPAPEDLSSTERETLRSIQQHPTASQRDLAEKLGVTASTVSNRVNGIDGFDWSNRKTFANAVFSDQGTGSLTPSNETETPASESEPSESTDTPEDADGQMSESAAASGRSDSLVAEVESAAGEVNTTLTTFQSTVEDLSTQLAELEGQVETVTDGGGSPQPFQDPELVHKVVHACMDSDKISEDEELRILDSLL, encoded by the coding sequence ATGCGACACAAGCAAATACTCGACGTAGCGGCCGAGAACCCTGAGGCGTCCATCGCAGAGCTTGCGGCCGAAGTACCGAGCGCGACAGCGGAACTGGTCGAGCGGGTCCTCGAAGAACACGGCGACCCAGCTGAGACCGACGAGACGGACGCGCCTGACGAGTCACCGGGTGAACCGTCGGCGGAGTCACAGTCGTACCCGGCCCCCGAGGATCTCTCGTCGACAGAACGCGAGACGCTCCGGTCGATTCAGCAACACCCCACCGCGTCCCAGCGGGACCTCGCTGAGAAGCTCGGTGTCACGGCTTCGACTGTAAGCAACCGCGTCAACGGCATTGACGGGTTTGACTGGTCGAACCGCAAGACGTTCGCAAACGCTGTGTTCAGCGACCAGGGGACGGGGTCGCTGACCCCCTCCAATGAGACCGAAACGCCGGCATCCGAAAGCGAACCATCGGAGTCAACAGACACTCCGGAAGATGCCGACGGGCAAATGTCAGAATCAGCTGCCGCGTCCGGCCGGAGCGACTCTTTGGTCGCGGAGGTGGAGTCCGCGGCCGGCGAGGTGAACACCACGCTGACGACGTTCCAGTCGACTGTCGAAGACCTCTCCACACAGCTGGCCGAGCTCGAAGGCCAGGTCGAAACCGTCACCGACGGCGGCGGCTCGCCACAGCCGTTTCAGGACCCGGAGCTCGTCCACAAGGTCGTCCACGCGTGTATGGACTCCGACAAAATATCTGAGGATGAAGAACTCCGGATTCTGGATTCGCTACTCTAG
- a CDS encoding DUF368 domain-containing protein: protein MTTHPDRDSSDLPTIRGSVPPLRAWLRTFLIGLCMGSADGVPGVSGGTIALIAGVYERLIAAITAFTPGRILRFLRALAPVDGGVDIRGAFSELLEIDIWFLLALVAGVATAVVIVTRIVHIASQETPALLFGFFFGLIAASAIVLLRSLTVDSPFQIGAGVVGFLLAFYVSGVSTAATDGGGLALVFVAGMIGVSAMILPGISGSLLLIILGQYTRMSTALSEFVDALIALVTGGPTEDVTTTAVPVVTFILGGLVGLFTIARVVRRALAYNRRATLAFLVALVVGALRAPVVEVQEKVGFSTDVLIAFVAAGAVGAVFLLVLDWYAVDLDLDKV, encoded by the coding sequence ATGACCACCCATCCTGACCGAGACTCGAGCGACCTGCCGACCATTCGGGGCTCGGTGCCGCCGCTTCGTGCGTGGCTTCGAACGTTTCTCATCGGCCTCTGTATGGGCAGTGCCGACGGCGTCCCTGGCGTCTCTGGCGGGACAATCGCGCTTATCGCCGGGGTCTATGAGCGACTCATCGCCGCAATTACCGCCTTCACGCCGGGACGGATACTTCGGTTTTTACGCGCACTCGCTCCCGTAGACGGCGGTGTCGATATCCGTGGCGCGTTTTCGGAACTTCTCGAAATAGATATCTGGTTCCTCCTCGCGCTGGTCGCTGGCGTCGCCACCGCCGTTGTCATCGTAACGCGCATCGTTCACATCGCCAGCCAGGAAACGCCGGCACTCCTCTTCGGATTCTTCTTCGGGCTCATTGCCGCCTCAGCGATAGTGCTACTGCGAAGTCTCACAGTCGACTCCCCGTTCCAGATAGGGGCCGGCGTCGTCGGCTTTCTCCTCGCGTTCTACGTGTCCGGGGTGTCGACAGCCGCCACAGATGGTGGCGGCCTCGCACTGGTCTTCGTCGCCGGCATGATCGGCGTCAGCGCGATGATTCTGCCCGGCATCTCGGGGTCGCTGTTGCTCATCATCCTCGGCCAGTATACCCGCATGTCGACGGCCCTCAGCGAGTTCGTCGACGCACTCATCGCGCTCGTTACTGGCGGCCCAACCGAAGACGTGACTACGACCGCTGTGCCGGTCGTGACGTTCATTCTCGGCGGGCTCGTCGGCTTGTTCACCATTGCGCGCGTTGTCCGTCGGGCGCTTGCCTACAACCGCCGGGCCACGCTCGCGTTTCTCGTCGCGCTTGTCGTCGGCGCGCTGCGTGCCCCCGTCGTGGAAGTTCAGGAGAAGGTGGGTTTTTCAACGGATGTTCTCATCGCGTTCGTCGCCGCTGGTGCTGTCGGCGCGGTCTTCCTGCTCGTGCTCGACTGGTACGCCGTCGACCTCGACCTCGATAAAGTCTGA